One region of Primulina tabacum isolate GXHZ01 chromosome 1, ASM2559414v2, whole genome shotgun sequence genomic DNA includes:
- the LOC142556084 gene encoding ricin B-like lectin R40G3 isoform X2 yields the protein MDFPHGRHHEPHHGRHRREEEQQDYPQPPLYGDEPPPPFYGLNEPPPPRYNQSSEVYHTSHVGPDSYRPPPPHASHDYDPQPYVPADNRHQHHPHMPHFPSSDHHQTPHHGGGGISGKPSVKVYSKAETNFASTIYDGKVVLTPSDPSDPLQHWIKEEKYSTKVKDEEGFPSFALINKATGQAMKHAIGATHPVQLTPYNSDTVDESILWTESKDLGDGYRTIRMVNNIKLNVDAFNGDKNHGGVHDGTTIVLWEWKKGDNQRWKITPH from the exons ATGGATTTCCCCCACGGACGCCACCACGAGCCGCACCACGGTCGGCACAGGAGGGAGGAAGAACAACAAGACTACCCGCAGCCTCCACTCTACGGGGACGAGCCACCTCCTCCCTTTTACGGTCTGAACGAGCCGCCGCCGCCTCGCTATAATCAGTCGTCCGAAGTCTATCACACCTCGCACGTTGGGCCGGATTCATATCGTCCTCCGCCTCCACACGCTTCCCATGATTACGATCCACAGCCATACGTGCCCGCGGATAATCGGCACCAACACCACCCTCATATGCCCCACTTCCCGTCATCCGATCACCACCAAACCCCCCACCACGGGGGTGGCGGGATCTCTGGAAAACCCTCTGTTAAGGTTTATAGCAAGGCGGAGACTAACTTCGCGTCGACCATTTATGATGGAAAAGTTGTTCTTACTCCTTCCGATCCATCAGACCCTCTTCAG CACTGGATCAAAGAGGAGAAGTACAGCACTAAAGTGAAAGATGAAGAAGGATTCCCCAGCTTTGCTTTGATTAACAAAGCCACTGGACAGGCGATGAAGCACGCTATTGGTGCTACGCATCC GGTCCAGTTAACTCCTTACAATTCTGATACCGTTGATGAATCCATTTTGTGGACTGAAAGCAAAGACTTAGGGGATGGCTACCGAACAATAAGGATGGTTAACAACATTAAGCTCAATGTAGATGCCTTCAATGGCGATAAAAATCACGGTGGTGTCCATGATGGCACCACGATTGTTCTTTGGGAATGGAAAAAGGGTGACAATCAAAGGTGGAAGATCACCCCCCACT GA
- the LOC142556063 gene encoding protein SICKLE gives MEESEKRRERLKAMRMEAAIADISIDSESSGILSHSLSNPLIENEPAPSTAVQYSRPRFDYYTDPMSAFSADKRRNNFSHQVSQGYSSMPPNMTSSPQAPGNLHGQSSSHGTPMGVAGPLVKPQGYTSNTWEGSYSSLNYNYPPNMRDVNLPNPSVGRGDTPHAVHGWGRGGRYSSSPRPQFLSHHDSPNMLDVNFPNSGAGWGDYPNAVHGWGRGVRYSNSPRPQFHSHHDSRRGTGHYSDWGRGRGVGPSARRGKDSKDPVSAELRPDLYYNKEMLEDPWKGMTPVIWKGPNSDGSWLPKSISVKKARPSPEASHKSVSQPSLAEYLATLNDTVNEPTHEEHEQSEVRES, from the exons ATGGAAGAATcagagaaaagaagagaaagaCTGAAAGCTATGCGAATGGAAGCTGCTATAGCAGATATTAGTATTGACTCTGAGAGTTCTGGAATCCTATCTCATAGTCTATCCAACCCTCTGATTGAAAATGAACCTGCTCCTTCAACTGCGGTACAATATTCTCGTCCGAGATTTGATTATTATACAGACCCTATGTCAGCTTTTTCTGCAGATAAAAGGAGAAATAACTTCTCGCATCAGGTCTCGCAGGGATATTCCAGCATGCCTCCAA ATATGACTTCATCCCCCCAAGCACCCGGAAACCTTCACGGTCAGAGTTCCTCTCACGGAACCCCAATGGGAGTAGCAGGTCCTTTGGTCAAACCTCAAGGATATACTTCAAATACTTGGGAAGGATCATACAGCAGCTTAAACTACAACTATCCACCAAATATGCGAGATGTTAACCTTCCAAATCCAAGCGTTGGCCGGGGAGATACTCCTCATGCTGTTCATGGTTGGGGCAGGGGTGGTAGATACAGCAGCAGTCCCCGCCCCCAATTTCTCTCCCACCATGATTCACCAAATATGCTAGATGTTAACTTTCCAAATTCAGGTGCCGGCTGGGGAGATTATCCTAATGCTGTTCATGGTTGGGGCAGGGGTGTTAGATACAGCAACAGCCCCCGCCCCCAATTCCACTCCCACCATGATTCACGACGTGGTACTGGCCAttattctgattgggggagaGGCAGGGGTGTGGGACCAAGTGCTAGGAGAGGAAAAGATTCTAAGGATCCTGTGTCAGCAGAGTTGCGTCCAGACTTGTATTACAATAAAGAAATGTTAGAAGATCCATGGAAAGGGATGACTCCAGTTATTTGGAAGGGCCCAAATTCAGATGGTTCCTGGCTTCCGAAATCTATTAGCGTGAAGAAAGCCAGACCTTCTCCTGAAGCTTCACACAAGTCAGTTTCTCAACCTAGCCTTGCCGAATACCTTGCCACATTGAATGATACTGTTAACGAGCCAACACATGAAGAACATGAGCAATCAGAAGTAAGGGAGTCATAA
- the LOC142556056 gene encoding LOW QUALITY PROTEIN: lysophospholipid acyltransferase LPEAT1-like (The sequence of the model RefSeq protein was modified relative to this genomic sequence to represent the inferred CDS: inserted 2 bases in 1 codon), protein MESELKILSSKPVELQPEPVISVGDGRPLLKPEPNIALPHVLSTEELEXKKYAAFVRHDAYGTMGMGELPWTEKILLALGLVLLVPLRVVAGMAILVIYYVICRVCTTFLAPNREDGQEDYAHMGGWRRAVIMQSGRFLTRSMLFVFGFYRIRERTTGNQVDGQLNHETVTRDQKDEFERPGAIVSNHVSYIDILFHMSSSFPSFVAKRSVAKLPLVGLISKCLGCVYVQREIKSSDFKGVSGVVNERIWEAHQNESAPKFMLFPEGTTTNGGYILPFKSGAFLAKAPLLPVILRYPYQRLSPAWDSISGVRHLIYLLCQFVNYIEVMQLPVYHPSEQEKEDPKLYAENVRKLMAHEGNLILSDISLAEKRVYHAALNGLFCQQ, encoded by the exons ATGGAGTCGGAGCTTAAAATCTTATCTTCTAAGCCCGTTGAACTGCAACCGGAACCCGTCATATCCGTGGGAGACGGCCGCCCACTCCTTAAACCCGAACCAAACATCGCCCTACCACACGTCCTGAGCACTGAAGAGTTAGA AAAAAAGTATGCCGCTTTTGTGCGGCACGATGCGTACGGGACAATGGGGATGGGCGAGCTTCCCTGGACCGAGAAAATTTTACTTGCGTTGGGCCTGGTTTTATTGGTTCCCTTGAGGGTGGTAGCTGGAATGGCGATTTTGGTGATTTATTACGTGATTTGTAGGGTTTGTACGACGTTTTTGGCGCCCAACAGGGAGGATGGGCAGGAGGATTACGCACATATGGGGGGTTGGCGAAGGGCTGTGATCATGCAAAGCGGGAGATTTTTGACGCGGTCTATGCTTTTTGTTTTTGGGTTCTATAGGATTCGTGAAAGAACCACGGGTAATCAGGTTGATGGGCAGTTAAACCATGAG ACGGTAACTAGGGATCAAAAGGATGAGTTTGAAAGGCCTGGGGCcatcgtgtcaaatcatgtatCTTATATTGATATTCTATTCCACATGTCTTCCTCTTTCCCAAGCTTCGTTGCGAAG AGGTCCGTGGCCAAACTTCCTCTTGTTGGTCTGATCAG CAAGTGTCTTGGTTGTGTGTATGTACAGAGAGAGATTAAATCATCAGACTTCAAGGGTGTCTCAG GTGTTGTAAATGAAAGAATTTGGGAAGCTCATCAGAATGAGTCTGCTCCTAAGTTTATGCTTTTTCCAG AAGGCACAACTACAAATGGAGGTTACATCCTTCCATTTAAATCTGGTGCATTTTTGGCAAAAGCTCCTTTACTTCCTGTTATACTAAGATATCCCTACCAGAGACTTAGTCCTGCATGGGACAGCATTTCAGGG GTTCGGCACTTGATTTATCTTCTCTGCCAGTTTGTAAATTACATTGAAGTGATGCAATTACCTGTTTATCACCCCTCGGAACAAGAAAAGGAAGATCCAAAGCTTTATGCTGAGAATGTTCGAAAGCTAATGGCTCATGAG GGTAATTTGATTCTTTCAGATATCAGCCTGGCAGAGAAACGCGTGTACCATGCTGCTCTAAATG GTTTGTTTTGCCAACAGTAG
- the LOC142556084 gene encoding ricin B-like lectin R40G3 isoform X1, with protein sequence MDFPHGRHHEPHHGRHRREEEQQDYPQPPLYGDEPPPPFYGLNEPPPPRYNQSSEVYHTSHVGPDSYRPPPPHASHDYDPQPYVPADNRHQHHPHMPHFPSSDHHQTPHHGGGGISGKPSVKVYSKAETNFASTIYDGKVVLTPSDPSDPLQHWIKEEKYSTKVKDEEGFPSFALINKATGQAMKHAIGATHPVQLTPYNSDTVDESILWTESKDLGDGYRTIRMVNNIKLNVDAFNGDKNHGGVHDGTTIVLWEWKKGDNQRWKITPHCK encoded by the exons ATGGATTTCCCCCACGGACGCCACCACGAGCCGCACCACGGTCGGCACAGGAGGGAGGAAGAACAACAAGACTACCCGCAGCCTCCACTCTACGGGGACGAGCCACCTCCTCCCTTTTACGGTCTGAACGAGCCGCCGCCGCCTCGCTATAATCAGTCGTCCGAAGTCTATCACACCTCGCACGTTGGGCCGGATTCATATCGTCCTCCGCCTCCACACGCTTCCCATGATTACGATCCACAGCCATACGTGCCCGCGGATAATCGGCACCAACACCACCCTCATATGCCCCACTTCCCGTCATCCGATCACCACCAAACCCCCCACCACGGGGGTGGCGGGATCTCTGGAAAACCCTCTGTTAAGGTTTATAGCAAGGCGGAGACTAACTTCGCGTCGACCATTTATGATGGAAAAGTTGTTCTTACTCCTTCCGATCCATCAGACCCTCTTCAG CACTGGATCAAAGAGGAGAAGTACAGCACTAAAGTGAAAGATGAAGAAGGATTCCCCAGCTTTGCTTTGATTAACAAAGCCACTGGACAGGCGATGAAGCACGCTATTGGTGCTACGCATCC GGTCCAGTTAACTCCTTACAATTCTGATACCGTTGATGAATCCATTTTGTGGACTGAAAGCAAAGACTTAGGGGATGGCTACCGAACAATAAGGATGGTTAACAACATTAAGCTCAATGTAGATGCCTTCAATGGCGATAAAAATCACGGTGGTGTCCATGATGGCACCACGATTGTTCTTTGGGAATGGAAAAAGGGTGACAATCAAAGGTGGAAGATCACCCCCCACTGTAAGTGA